The sequence below is a genomic window from Marispirochaeta aestuarii.
CTCCTGACCAGTCCTTCGAGCCCACTGCTTGAACTGGTTTAATGCGCTGGCCCTGCATATTATCCGGACAACTGTTGAAGAGAAGCCGCCTCTCTGGTACTATGGGCAGCATTATCAGACAACAGGAGATCTTCATGGGTACCGAAATGTTACCGAAAGCATATAATCCCAAGGATTTTGAAGACCGAATCTACGCAATGTGGGAAGAACAGAACGCCTTTGCTCCTGAGGGCGATGCCCATGAGTCCCCTTTTGTTATTGTCATTCCTCCTCCCAATGTAACCGGTGTTCTTCATATGGGGCACGGTCTTAACAACACCCTGCAGGACATCCTTATCCGATTTTACCGCATGAAGGGCGTTCCTACTCTCTGGGTTCCCGGAACGGATCACGCGGGAATAGCAACCCAGAATGTCGTGGAGCGGCGCCTGAAGGCCCGGGGGACCGGCAGGCACGAAATCGGCAGGGAGAAGTTCGTCCAGGAGACCTGGAAGGTTAAAGAGGAGCACCACGGAATAATTACCCGCCAGCTCAAGAAGATCGGCGCCTCCTGCGACTGGAGCCGGGAACGCTTTACCCTTGACGAGGGGCTCTCCAGGGCCGTACGGGAGGTCTTTGTCTCCCTCTATGAACGGGGACTGATTTACAAAGGCAATTACCTGGTCAACTGGTGCCCATCCTGCGGAACTGCCCTTGCGGATGATGAAGTTGAACACCAGGAAGCCCGCGGCCGGCTGACCTGGCTTAAATATCCCCTGGAGGACGGTTCAGGCCATATCCAGGTTGCCACCACACGGCCGGAAACCATGCTCGGCGACACCGCGGTGGCGGTGCATCCCGAGGATGAACGCTATACCCGGCTGGTGGGAAAAAATGTACGCCTTCCCCTGGCGGACCGGCTTATTCCGATCATTGCGGATGCCTACGTGGACCGTGAGTTCGGCTCCGGCGCGGTAAAGATAACCCCCGCCCACGACCCCAACGACTGGGAGATCGGAAAGCGGCATAATCTCGAGGTAATCAACGTCCTGGCGGAAGACGCCAGCATGAACGAAAACGTCCCGGAAGAGTTCCGGGGACTGCCGGTTCAGGAAGCCAGGAAAAAGGTGCTTGAGGCCCTGGACGGGCTCGGTGTGGTGGTTGATTCCAAGGAACATGTCCACCAGGTAGGCCACTGCTACCGCTGCGATACGGTTATAGAACCCTACCTGTCGGAACAGTGGTTCGTGCGTATGCGCTCCCTGGCGGACAAAGCTCTTGAAGCCTGGCGAAAGGAAGAAATCGTATTTTTCCCCAGGAAGTGGGAAAATACCTACCGCAACTGGCTGGAGGGAATACGGGACTGGTGTATCTCCCGGCAGCTCTGGTGGGGACACCGGATCCCCGTCTGGTACTGTGAGGAATGCGGCGAGACCATGGTGCTGAGGGATGACCCGGAAGCCTGTTCCAAATGCGGTTCGAAGAAGATCCGGCAGGATGAAGACGTGCTGGACACCTGGTTCTCCTCCTGGCTCTGGCCGTTCTCCACCCTCGGCTGGCCTGAAAAAACCGAAGACCTCAAGCGATTTTATCCTACCACCGCACTGGTGACCGGTTACGATATCATCTTTTTCTGGGTTTCCCGGATGATTATGGCGGGACTTGAGTTCATGGAAAAGGTACCCTTCCGGGACATCTATATAACCGGGCTGGTCAGGGACAAACAGGGCCGCAAGATGTCCAAGTCCCTGGGCAACGGTATAGATCCCCTGGAGGTGGTCGATACCTACGGCGCGGATGCCATGCGCTTTACCCTGGTTTTCCT
It includes:
- a CDS encoding valine--tRNA ligase, which translates into the protein MGTEMLPKAYNPKDFEDRIYAMWEEQNAFAPEGDAHESPFVIVIPPPNVTGVLHMGHGLNNTLQDILIRFYRMKGVPTLWVPGTDHAGIATQNVVERRLKARGTGRHEIGREKFVQETWKVKEEHHGIITRQLKKIGASCDWSRERFTLDEGLSRAVREVFVSLYERGLIYKGNYLVNWCPSCGTALADDEVEHQEARGRLTWLKYPLEDGSGHIQVATTRPETMLGDTAVAVHPEDERYTRLVGKNVRLPLADRLIPIIADAYVDREFGSGAVKITPAHDPNDWEIGKRHNLEVINVLAEDASMNENVPEEFRGLPVQEARKKVLEALDGLGVVVDSKEHVHQVGHCYRCDTVIEPYLSEQWFVRMRSLADKALEAWRKEEIVFFPRKWENTYRNWLEGIRDWCISRQLWWGHRIPVWYCEECGETMVLRDDPEACSKCGSKKIRQDEDVLDTWFSSWLWPFSTLGWPEKTEDLKRFYPTTALVTGYDIIFFWVSRMIMAGLEFMEKVPFRDIYITGLVRDKQGRKMSKSLGNGIDPLEVVDTYGADAMRFTLVFLASQGQDILIDMDSFKLGSKFANKIWNAARFLLMNMEGRTLKSLEECELNQVDLWILHQLNEAAATVNRAITGYRFNEAAQAVYEFFWNDFCDWYIEASKLSLYSDDEAERDRAASLLAAILEESLRLLHPFVSFLTEEIYQKLPLKTGILISAKYPEYREERRSDATVRQFGLLQDMIRGVRTLRSEFTVPPEKKVRVLVKVDPGFPAADFFQNHSALAKNLMSASELVIGDDISVEEGAIPVAGSGYESFVYIRDAIDVEAETAKMEKEIGKLMKLIKSTEGKLSNDKFISNAPEEVIAKEREKLSEFQERSTKLSRYIEELK